A region of the Dromaius novaehollandiae isolate bDroNov1 chromosome W, bDroNov1.hap1, whole genome shotgun sequence genome:
TTAGCTGGATATCTGTATTATCCATggctactatttaaaaaaaaggggggggggcctggaggggtaggggggaaaaaagggcatgGGCAGGTGAATGCATCTCCCAAATCACTGTCCTACAAGTGAACAGAACCTTCTGATGAAGCCTATtggaaaaaatgcagctgtgttacTTCTGTGGTGCTGCTTTGCAACTTCTGAGATGCTCAAATTCTTAAAATGCTCATCCCATTTCTCTGTCTCACTCAGGAGAAAAAGTGGGAGTAGCTAAGTCCGCATAAGTTTGGAACAAGTCAAAGGCAGGGTTGGGAACATTTCAAAAAGGTCTAAAAAGGAAGGGGTGGAGAGAGGGAGAACACTTGGGTTCAGTTTATTTCTGTACtaaatgaaattcaaaattttGACTTCTGGCTCCGCAGTTCTTCCAGAGCATGCTGTATGATCAGTAGATGGTCAGATGTAGAAATCGGATGTCATTTTATCATGAACTTTGTTGCAGTGTATCTAGGCTGGAACCAATGCCAATAATGACAAGTGTTTGGTTAATGTTCAGTATTTGTATCATGATATACACTCGGCTCAAGTCTGTTGTCTCCAAATGTAAAACTGTCAGATTTTTTGAGGGgctacagcttaaaaaaaaaaaaggagggggaggggacACCAACCGAATATCCAAAGTTCAGAATGCAGTTGGATCCGTAGTTGAAAAACTTCTATAGTAGCTTCATGATTAGAAACTTGAAGCATCTAGTATAAGCAGTAGCACTTCTTTGTGGGATATTGATATTtctcaaattttttttaattagtcacTGTGTAATTGACAAAAATGAGACAATACCAGGTATGGTTATCATGCCATCATTtcactttaattaaaatttagaaGTCTCTTACAGCCAAATCTTGCTCTGTTAATTTCCTTTATCCAGGTTGCTTTTGGCAGAAAAAAGATTGCCTAAGTGTAatataatgatatttttattaatttctcagTATCAGTTGTGGGACAAAGACATTCAACCCAAACACATGATAAATGCTCTGGAATAAAATGAGACTTTCCCTTCTGCTTGGATAGAGAATAGCTAGCCCCTTATACAAGCAGATTTCGTGGCGTACATCCAGCAAAAACTGCCAAAGCAGATCCAGGCCCTTAGGATGAGATCTTCAAGAGACAGAGGTTCAATTCTGTGAAAAGACAGAGATCTTGGTTGGTGTGAGAAAGACTGGACTGTTTGACTTACTAAACTtattgaaaatactgaatttctgaAGTCTTGAAATGTACTTTCCTTTCTCAAAAAGGCAACTTTGCCTTTATGCATTTACAGAAAAATGAGGCAAATCAGATTTTCATCAAGCTGTGTTTTAAGTAATAGCCTACTAAGGCAATATTGTATGCTCATGAGGAGAATGAAGAGGATAATTTTTCCCTCTTGTGAAACAATCAGCTTGAATTCACTTGATCCTATGTAGCCTCTAAAACACCACCCTGTACAAGTAGGCTTTTCTGGCAATCCTTTCCTGGCCAAATGCCTTACCTTCACAGCTCCCTGTCCCTAAACATTTCACTGACCTTAatacttccctgtgctttagatAATCACCTGATCTGTCTATTTATTACTGCCTGCCTATGCATTAATCTTATTTGTTTGATAAGGTTTAGCAGGATAAAATCTACAGGAAGCAGCTGTACTTCCAAAAACTCTTTTGAAAAATGCTATGTTTACTTGGACTACAGTagcagtgtctgcttgctgtaGGTGTTATAGCTGTAGATAAACGTTGTTCGGTGGGAGAGTTAGGAAGGCACAGGTGAGTGCAATTTAGTTTTGACCCTACATGGTTAAAAATAACCCCGCCCACACTGCTGGGTGCGCCGTACCCATGTGTTGGACCCCAGTAGGGTCTGACTAGGATGGGCTGAGAGGGGCACAGAGAGGGCTGTTGCGCTGGAGGCCCGCCTGGCTCTAGCGGGGTGTGAGGTAGCGTGTAGCGCTGCCGCTGCAGTTGGGATTCAAACTCGCCGACCGTTGGGCCCGTTGCCCCCCGACCCGCGGGCAcgaggagggggcggggcgctGCCCCTCCTGCCGCGGCGGCCGATTGGCGAGCCTTGCTGTCAGTGAAAGAGGGCGGGGCCCCCGCCGGCGGGCGGCTATAAAAGGCGGCGGTGAGGGCGCGGAGTGAGGATGTGGGCAGCGCGCGGCGGAGGGGGGATGCGGGTTGCAGCGCGGGCGGCTCGCGGAGCCCTGTCGCTGGGCGGGgtgagcggcgcggggggggagCCCTGCCTCGCCGCGGCTCCCTGTCTGCCTTGCtgcggggcgggaaggggggaTCTCGGCGTGGCGGCGCACGGGGGGCGCCTTGTCTCCTAGTGCCTGGTGCCACTGCTGTGTCCTCTCaggtggccggcggcggcgccctgcccgcggcggtgccggggcggggggcagcagcATGGTGGATGTGTTCAGCGGGCGGCTCCTCGTCGACAAGGACGGCCGTAGCGTGGACCCCGAGGAGGCCCTGCAGAACAAGGTGGTGGGCTTGTACTTCTCGGCCGCCTGGTGCGCCCCGTGCCGCGACTTCACCCCCGTTCTCTGCGACTTCTACacggagctgctggaggaggccgaGTCGCCCGCGCCCTTCGAGGTCGTCTTCATCTCGTCCGACCACAGCGCCGAGGAGATGGCGGGCTACATGCGCGCCATGCACGGCGACTGGCTGGCGCTGCCCTACCACGACCCCTACAAGCAGTGAGtaccgcgggcggcggcggggggttgCAGCGGGCCTCCCTCGCAGGTGCTCCGCGCTGTGGCGGGTGGAGCCGGCCTGGTTTTGAGCGCCGCTCGCCCTCCTTCAGTACTGTGTTGGCATCCCTGCTTCTGAAGTGTAAACGAGGACAAGAAGTGCCGATGTTGTAGTGAGTGAACTCTAGCTGCGAAGCCTCTGATGCAGCATCTCCACGGGGCCCCCACCTGCCCTTCTCATCCAGTCTTCCAGCTGTACAGTAAGAAACTCAGATTGCAGCATCTTCTGTAACAAAAAATGCCAATCCAGCATCCCAGCAACCTAGTTATACTTTCATCCTGTTCTCTAAAGAGCTACTGTTACCATGTGGCTCTCCCTTACCTTTACGTAGGCTGTGCCTAAATTTAAACTAAGCTTACTCTCTTCAAAGAACTTTCTTGGTTTTAGCCTGTtacatctgcaaaaaaaaatgcaacagaacAAGGAAAATCGTTTTTACGTAACTGAGGCTTCAAAAGATCTGGGTCAAGGAAGGGTTAATGAAGGACCTAAGTAATAGTGAATCAAAAAAACACTAGTGGGGAACAAGGATCAAGTGGTGGTATTTCAGTCCAGAAAAAGTTGTTATTAAGGTTGTGCTGGGTTGTCTAATTTATTAATGCTCTGGAATAAAGGCAAATGAAGGAGTGGCAAAACTCACAGCTGAAAAACTTAGAGGAGAGTAGAGCAAGCTATGAAGAACTTCAGAGAGAAGCAGATAAGCTATGTGAAGAGGAAATGTATTAACAGCTGTCATGGTTTAGCTGTgacaaaaacaaatgttaaaagtTAGAGGGCAAAAGTCCTGTGCTTGTAGGTTTCTAAACAGGCATTCATGAAGGCAGCTTCCTCAGTGTGATACTGGGGTCAAAACAACAAAGAAGAGGGATGTTACCTTCATCCTGTTACTTGCACATGCTAGTATCAACAACTGTTGTAATGATGCAGCCTCATCTGGACTACTGTCAGAAGTATGATTTAGCTCATCTCAAGAAGGATAGAGTGGGATTACAGATAAAATGTTTAGGGGTACTGAAATACCTAGAAGTGGAGActgaaaaaaggattttttttttttttaactctttaagCTTTGGGATATATAAGGTAGTATATCATAAGAACATATACTGTAACAGAAGTAGAAGGTACAGATGGTCTGTGTCTTGTAATATAGGAACAGCAGGGTTTCATTCAGTTAAATCAAAGTGGTGAATTCAAAACTGATAAAGGGgaacttttcatttgaaataaaatacatgtaGATTGTGGGGTTCATTGTTACAGATGTCATCAAAGTCAAGGAATTAGCATGGCTTTTAAGCAAGGACTGGTAATTAAAGTCAACAAGAAGATTTAGAAGTCTTGTAGTTAGAGCTAATAAAGGACTCAACTCTAGTTTTTCTGGTAACTAAGCCAGTTCATTTAATGCTAGATCTATACCTGTGTGCTACCAAATACAGAGTCTAACTGCTTTGCTGCTCATTCAGCTTGAAGGAAGTTAACAAATGTTGTTTTGTCAGGACACTTTGACCACCTCGAGAGCAAACAACCTGAAGCCTGAAAACAATTCATCCTTCCTTGGTTCTTACCTGGGTGTTGCTGCTGAGGATGCTGTGGATTAATgttagttttggttttttttaatgactgtttcCACTGACTCAAATAGATTAAAATAACAATACTGTTTTCCATAGTTCTCCAGTTGTTTCCCAGGTAGTGACTGTATTTGGTCATTACTAATAAAATTCAGACAAATTTCCTGAAGGAGAAGGTACTGCATCCAGCAAGCTGTTTGGCTTGGCTGTGGGAATGTGCTTACAGCTTCAGCCTCTAGGGCATTAGGGTTCTACTTCTGACTATGCCATGACTTACCCAGGTCATGTGGAACGGAGGTATGCAGATAATTTGATTGTCTTTTCTAGGCAGTCCATGACATCCTTTAGAATCTTTCTGAGGAACACAGCCTGTCCTGTCACGTAGCTGTGATACCATGGTGTTTGAAATgactgattaaagaaaaaagtgcagaggGATGTAAAAAGTCAATGATTTTCTAGTTTTCTTATACAGGTACAAGAATAAAGGGTTACATGCAGATGCTCAAGAAGCTAAACTTGAATTAATACTGATTAGTTTGGCTTCAGAGATACTGGTGAGTCGTTGCAGGCATTAGACCAGACAGACGTGTATTGGTTAAACCAAGCTATAATTCTTACTAGTTTATTTAGTTCTCAGTAAGAACATAGTTGTAAAATCACTCTGGcgatttaataatttttttaagtgttccATTGTAAaccatgaaaaaataatttggttGCTCTTTTGTGGTCTACGCAAAGAGGGCACTTCAGTATTTTCAATGAAGTTAAAATACATTAGCTTATGACTTCAGTGCTTAAGGTGTATTTGCAGTGCAGACTGAAGTTCCTTCTAGGTGCAAAAGAGCCAATTTTAGATTTACTATCTAAAATACAGTCCACACTTGGAAGCCTGGAGTTTCTTGGGGGTGAATTTTATTGTGTCAAGAAAGAGTCTGCAATGTAGTGTACTAAGTGTAACACTTTGCACGTACCTGCGGAGAAGCAAAAATCTGAATTCACGGCAAGATCTCGGGGCTCCTCACTAATAGTCCTGCAATCCTGACCATAATCCTGAGTGTTTCCCCGAGGTGGGGCTGCACCTTTGCTACTTCATACAGTGTGTGGCATGAGTTGCAGGAAATGCAGCTCCTGATGACTTGACTGCCTTCAGCTTGAATATTGGTTTTAATGCTGGAGGCATGGGCTTTTGATCCTTGCAGGGGAGGAATGGAGACAATCCAGAAGGAAATGAacaggagggaaaaggaaggggtTAGTATAGAGGAGGAGTAGGAAGGTGCATGACAACAACCAATTTTAGCAAATGAGGATCTATGTTTTCACTGTGATCCACAACTGTGTGTTGTGTTTATACTAAGCCTCACTGGAATCAGTCATTCTCTGTATTGCTGTGCATGGCACACTACTAGTTCTTGCAGGCTGCCAGATAGACAGATACTTACTAAGCTCATGTTCTGTCTGCCTCAGGGAAAATCATAATCCCCAAAGattactgaaaaaaggaaaataaaaagggtgTGCTTAAGCTTTATACTCAGAAGCTTTAGGTGTGAGTGTGGATTGGCACCTACAGAGGTGTGTGAGGGAGGCTGAGAGAGGAATGTAGAAGGTGGAAGGTAAAGGCATCTCTGAGCAGTTACGAACTATAGCCTCTTCCTGGTCTTTTTTAACTGCTGTCTAGAAACCTTaatggacattttaaaattaaacccCATTCTTAGGAGGTTTATGCTTCTTTATGTGGCTGACGTTTAACAGTACAGAAAGTTCACGTATTGAACTGTGTATTATAGTGTGTACTGCTAGAAACAGATTAGCAAGGCTTCCATCGCTTGGACATATGTCCTTTGAGTTATGAGCCTTATGCTCTCCTTTGAACGTAAGTATATACTTTTGTAATATATGACAACAGTATATAGCTTTTGGTTTCCCGTGTGTTTTACTTTTTGgtctcctgtgtgtgtgtgctaactatgtatttttttgaaagagCAGGAAGTAAGAAATGACTTGAGCTTTCTCTGCAGTATCAATTAAAGTATGAGCTCATGTTTCATTGTAGTTCTATCTAATCAGAGGTGTCTGAAGGCCTTGACCAAATTGGTAAAATATAAGAAAATTCAAAAACAGGTGAATAAAAATGCCATACACAACAAAAAGAGCTATTACAATTGCCAGGAATCAGTATGtccaatataaaaaaaatacttaaattccCCCTTTGTATAGGCTTCATAGCTTATAACTTGGTACTTGTGTCGTTGTCGTAAGTTTGTCATGAGGGAAAATGCTAAGTGTGGCATTTTGTTAAAAGGAAGAAgcttttttatctttctttttttttggagtgGCAGCTTAGCATTAATATTTAGAGATGCAGAAATAGTCAAGTGAAAGCTGTTAAATTCCAATATTGTCAAAACATTACCGTATTACCTTAGTGTATAGTATGTACTGTTCATATTCCAAATACGATATTAACTGTGTTCCATGTTGTCTATATATCAAAAACCCTCTTATAAAACTATTCAGCTGGTAGCATAAAAACTTTGCTCTCTCAGAAACCTTCATCCAACCTTTTCTGAATCAAAGACCTAACAACTACAGTGACTTTTCCAGTTTGTCTGAATAATCTTAGTTTCATCTTTTTGTATTTCTTATGCAAATGAAAGATTGCCCTCCCACATTCTAACCTTCTGTGTGGCCAAGTATTGATCTTTCAGAATATTTGGCTAAAACATTCCCTGGGTCTGCACAGAAGCTGCTAGTTCAGTTTGCCCTAGCTATCTTCTGTGtatcttcctcttctgctttctctgcttggGCCTTAGATCTTGTCATTCTGACACTGAATTTACACTTAAACACTTAACTGGAAGTATCTAGAtaacctatttttaaaatgtcattaattaTATCACTTTAATTTTGCTGAAAGAGAACTGAGTTTGCTGTTGTGGCATGTGTGATGTTTCTATTTATGGCTAGTGATTTTATAAGTCGTCACTGGAGTTAATCCATCTGATATATGGTGCATATGTTGTCTGTGCAGGTGAGTCACAGGATCTGAGATCCCTACAGGAGAGGGTGAACTTAGCaggttttaaaaagctgtttttgcaAGTACCTTGCACAGTCATCAAGAAGCATTTTCTGCAGATCTGTTCCTGAGTCTTTTTCAGGTACATTCATATTATTGATTGCACACAAATGCAAGCAAAATCTGAGCATGCTTCGGTCTGGTTGGATGCAAGTTACCTTCAGTCCAGAAGGTGTGTAAACATGGTGCTGTGCTGGAGTGGATAAGCTGTACAGGCATTTCTTCAGGAACAGAAAATGTTAGTTCCTGCCAGTCTTCATGGCAAATTACCTTCAGTTTCCAGCTGTTCTTGTCTCTGTCTGTTGAAACTGTCAGGCACCTCAAGCTAACTTTTTTATGTGCACTGAACCAATAAAATGCATCTTCCACCCATCTTGTTTATGGTGCCAGTGGTACAAGATGGTAATTTTTTACATAGTTGCTACATGGACTtactttggaatatttttttttttttttgctcccatTTTTGCAGAACTTGGGATAGTCTGTGGGGATTCTTGGTTGCTtggttttatttcagaattttctgGTAAGCAAGCAAGCCTGTTGCTAGGCTACACTATAGTTTCTCTTGAAACATTTTGTGTGTTGTGGCTCTGCCAGCTTACTGACACATTTTGGTATCCTTCACCTGTTGTggatttgtcttttcttttgtatCTTTCTGTAAGAGAAGGTCTGTTTCTGGAATGTCTCCTCTGGTCTATATTTCACTTAAGTCTTACTACTTGTATTTTTAAGACTTGTGTTTGGGTTTATTTAGTTCTAAAGATGTGATGTTTTAACTCCTCCTGTTTTCaaggaaaacatatttctgatgtttttccGCAATTGCTATGAAATCTTTTTCCTACTTGTTCAAAATTGTATGGCACTTGAGCCCCACACCACAGATGAACATTACATGAATATACAATTTTGCCTGTAGCTATGGTTCTCAAGCACTACAAttctatttatttaatatttgttttgagAATGATATCATTGATATTTTGGAGGATGGCTGTCACAttattgcttgtttctttctcttctggttCTTCTAAAGGTGCTTGATTTCTGCTCGTTTTGATGTAAGTCAGTGTAGGGAGGTCATTTTCCATGATACAGGCTACATGTCTTTTGGGAGGTTGTTACTTTTAGCTGATCTATCGCAGTTCACTTAATTTGTTTTTGATACCTCTTCTTCTGAAAGACAGGACCTCTGGCTCTATACTGACTGCATTTTTCTGGGATTTCTTGATAGGCTACCCTACttgcagctgaggagtggatttttttttttatgtttctcaCTTCCTCTTAGATACTAGCATGTCTGTGACCATAGCTTCCATTCTTACCACTAAATTTCTGGAATATCTCTTGTGAAGTTGATATGCTAGAAGGCATTCTCTTGAATGTTACCTTCCAAAATGAACATTACAAATTCCCTTTAATTCACTGATCTCTGCTCTGAACAATCTAGTTCAATGAAGCCACATGTGGAGGATGACCTATGAATAGTGTCACATGGTAGGAGGCACCTAATAGTTAATAGTTTTTCTGTGTTGTCACGTAATTTGGAAGGGGTCAGGGAATACCTTGGGGAGGTTCTGACTTTTATGATGAACAGTCTCGCCATATTTTTCTACCTGTTTCTTTATATCCAACACatgatttcctttcttctttggtattagtgaaaataattttgctattGCCATGCATTTGGAAACAGCTTGTTTTTTCAGTGTCCTGAAAAATATACTAAGGCAGAAGACTTCAGGCattcctcctctgcttttctgcctGAGTTGGAGCAGGGGCTGCAAGCGGGTTCTGGAGTTCCAGGAAACACCTGGGGCTCCTCCTACTGAGGAGCACTCTGAACCACAAACTCTGATTTTATTTGATGTCCATTGAAATAGAGCTCTGTGCTGTGATGCCAATgaactcaaacttttttttttaatttcttctgctaTAACTTAATGAAGTTCTTGCTAGTAGGTGGTTGTCAGTGCTAATGTTTTTTTAAGTCTCTTAGTCATAATACAGGTTTTACTGGCTTACTTGTCCTAAATTTTACTTTGTCACCTACATTGAAAATTGTAAATTACTAGCAGACAAAATTTGTTTTGCGTATCCCATCTATATCACTCTTAAGTGAGATGAATTTCTTGTGTAGAAGAGACTTTCCAATTTTCTTTCTCAAGGAAGACATTTATTTGCGCTCCACTTTCAGTTCAGAATTCTGTGTCTGTTTCTTCAGGAtctatgaaaatatatatagacACCatgctcttttcctcctttttatttcatCCTGTAATgaacaaacagaagcaaaatctgtCGTCATGGTTAAACTCTTTTCCCTGGGAAAGTTTTTCATCTTGTACTTTTCTGTTGGCTGTGTCATGCTCAACTGAAATGGTTTATTATGTGGCGTTCCATGATATATTTTCTATTGCTACATATTCCTTTTGTTTGCATGCTGCTCCTCTTTCAACTCATCTATGTAAACAGTGAATTCTGTTTTACTGCTTCATGTTGCCGATAGCCTGCTATTTGTGTACTTTTATCTCTGTGGTGTGTAATTAATATTCATGCCTTCTTATTTATCATGTGCCAGTGTCAgcaagtatttttgtttttctttgaatgtCTTGTGTACTCTGGGATTTTTCCTCCCTAATGTTAATTTTACTTCCAGTATTAATATTCCATATATTATATTTCCACGTATCATTAATTCAATCTGATTAAATTTCTATCCTTCAATATGAGAAGtcttttctgattaatttttCCTGGGTTCCCTCCTCACCCATTTTGAATGGATCCAGATTTCTTTACTGAAACATTGCTGGTTTATaggtttaaatttttttttaactgttttatcAGAAAACAATGGATTACAAATAGTTTCTATTTCCTGACACAGAGAAACAGGCACTAGAAATGTTTGTgtgatggggagaggaggagttgaaattttttcttggacAATTTAAGATGTTTGGTCCTCATTCCAAATCTGTGCAGTCCTTTTTCCAAATCTTTGTATTGCTTAAATTTTTGTTTATATAGAAAGCCTGTCTTGCTCGAGGAATTTAAGGTGTTTCTATAATTATAACCTCTTCTGTTTACGATAGAGGATTATATGCCCTGttttaatgagaattttaaaaaatagctgtatGGAATTGGCAGCACTTACACTTCCTCCAATACACAGTTGTTTCTTATGCTAATTTAAGTAAGATCCTTCTCCTTTGTTGCCTCGCTATCCAGTAGAAGGGACCTGAAGACATCTGGTTCTGGCCAGTAAACACAAGGTGGGGGAGGGCGTTGCGCTTTCCTTCCATGAGTTTATTCCCAGTCCTTGAGGGTCAGTCTCCCCTCCTGTGGAGACTGCAGACAACAGTGAGGAGCAGTTTCAGGAAGGTTGCTTCAACTCTGATAATGCCTTGAGCTGTCTGAGTTGCACCATGTAAACTCCTAGTTTCAAGAAGAAAGCTGGATAACCGCTTTTGCAGCCTCATCCAGCTCCCTGTATTGACCGGTTCTGTGCTCCAAGCTCTCGGGAAGCCCAGACACTTACCACTTGGGTGCTCCCATTTGTACTGACCAGAATTCACTTCATGAGAGACTAGATTTCCTAAGATGCTCCCTAatggtgtgttttatttttatttttttcttccccagtgaTCTGAAGAAGAAATACAACATAACAGCCATTCCTAAACTGGTGATTGTGAAACAAACTGGAGAAGTCATTActgacaaaggaagaaaacagatcaGAGACAAAGGGCTTTCCTGTTTCCGAAACTGGCTTGAGGGTGCTGAtatctttcagaatttttctaGCTAAACAAAACTTGGCAGACAGAAACAAGACAAGGCATAATGGAAAATGCTGTAGGACTCTCAAGAGTGTTACCTTGTTCAAAACAAAATGGGTAGGGCTGCATTATTTGTGTTTGCTTGTAAACAACTTTTGTTCTAGTTCAACTTGAAGGTTAGATATTCCAGtaagtcaaaaaaaagaaaagaattactttTATTTGTATTGTTTTATTATGTTTAGTATGAACCAAAGCACTGCTGATAATACTGGAGAGCTTTAGGAGGAAAAGCTCTTTTAGACAATAACAATGGAGCTCTGTGAAATCTATGCAAATACCTGATTTTTGCAGATCTGTACAGTTAAAATAATGTATACATACAAACCTATTTTTCTTGATCACAGAATTTTTCTGGCAATTAGCATATATtttatcaagaaaaataaattatttgctttaATAAATGTTTATGAAGTATATGCATTTAATGTGTCTGTCTTCTATCTTAGTCTAGACTGAAAAtggcattatttttaaatggctcatGTCTGTTTAATAGTCAGTactgaagaaatgcttttttgttgcttttgttttggtttgtgtgGGGTTAATGTAAGCGTTGCTGAGTTTTCCTTACCTCTGGATTTTTAAATTTGGTTCCATAAGGTGAGTAGTTGTCTCCCAAGTTAATGTCAGGTTGAGTCAAAGAATATCAGTGTGTAAGAGAAGAGTGTTTTCAGTCTTCTCCCTTTGCCAAAGTGTGTGGGAACAGCAACATCAAAAATAATACCATCTATATGAGATGAATGGTCATGATGTGGCAACTAAATTATAGCCTAATTTGGAGCACTTTCTCCACCAGTTGTGGCATCCAGATTTGACAGCCAGTCTTCATGACAGGGGGCCCAGGCCAAACACCCATGCAATTGGTGGGCTAAAGAAACACGCTTTCTGTGCAAAGCTAAGAATTCGTTGATTAGACTTTAAAGACTAACAGAATTATTGTTGGTCCAGTTGCTAACACTTGTTACTAACATGCACAATCTAGATTATCCAGTCATTACAACTCATTCCCAATAAAGACAGTTAAAATTGATATCCATAAACTTTTCAGTTATCTACTTCTTTCTCTGTTGCAATGCTTACCCTTCATCTTGATTCTAATGTTAATGGTGTTttcctgaaggagaagaaaaaggggttTATGGTGAGTCATTAGCCTCCTAAATTCTTGGCTGGGAGGCAGACATTCATCGTGGGCATTTCTTTGCCGGGATGCTGGTGGTTTCTTTCCCCTTACTCCGGGGTCTGTTCAACATTATATTCACATGTTTGCTCATGAGGTCTGATTACTTGCTGCTTATTCATTGGTTTGCAATTCCATGGTATTATGTGATTTACTATATATGATATGCTTTACATGTATTGGAAACTTTTTATTATCCCTAAGACTAGTTTTACCCAGCTCCCAGGGTCTGAACTTAGATGGCATATACGTACATTCCAGTTCATTCATTTTCAATTCTGAACATGAAGAAATTatactacagaaaaacctgaGATTAGTGTGTGTGGATAATTTTACCACTTAATAATATGGTTatgtcattttcttttaacagaggaaaagatgatttttctcctgatgagtgtgtgtgtttggggagtGGAAATATATAAAAGAGGTCATGTACTCTTccaaaatgagcaaaaaaaaccccaagtacTTCAGAGAAACAATTGAAAATGGACAACATTAGATCTGCGAAGTGATCGGCAGAGCTGCAAGTTAGAGCCTCTCATAGCTGTTCTTAAAATTACATTGAGGATGCTGCAGACAATTTCTAATTTTCACCATCTAACCATATAAACAGTTCTCAGGTTCACCTCTTAACGAATACTAAGCTCCCTAGTGAATTTCTGTGAAAGTTGTACACAGGCAGTGCTTGCTGTTCTGGGATCAGCTGATGGCAAATATATTTCAAACAACAGCTCAACTGAAGATAAGAAAACAACTGTAGAAGTGCTTCCAAAAGTTTATACAAATATTGTTACCTGAATGCAGA
Encoded here:
- the LOC112978745 gene encoding nucleoredoxin-like protein 2, with protein sequence MVDVFSGRLLVDKDGRSVDPEEALQNKVVGLYFSAAWCAPCRDFTPVLCDFYTELLEEAESPAPFEVVFISSDHSAEEMAGYMRAMHGDWLALPYHDPYKHDLKKKYNITAIPKLVIVKQTGEVITDKGRKQIRDKGLSCFRNWLEGADIFQNFSS